The proteins below are encoded in one region of Helianthus annuus cultivar XRQ/B chromosome 2, HanXRQr2.0-SUNRISE, whole genome shotgun sequence:
- the LOC110889486 gene encoding phospholipase A1-IIdelta yields MDSQRYDELHGSNNWAGLLDPFDLDLRNLILGYGDLASAAERAFNNDAASLYNGYSNYGKSSFFKQVMLPWADSKYQVTSFIYATAHVSSMFPILKPILSHFPLLPPDLSRGGTEFETNWMGYVAVSNDEYSKLIGRREICVVWRGTARYYEWIEDILGVDPVPVKPLLPHSSSSFLPGQTHHEGDNNQRDIPHVMGGWLSLYNTSDPNSEFIPSSARKQLLQSIKELLEKYKNEKVSITCVGHSLGACLAALSAFDIAMNVVTPDINVSAFIFASPQVGNQAFKQMMEKLPNLKVLSVKNESDIVPLWPSKITKWVNDNTWVTLPTKWQEYVDFGVELRIDTKKSPYLKDEKEIKGTFPPFVYHNLQGMLHSLSGWNGKDGDFDWGLVKRSLGWVNMSTDYLKKEYKIPANWWGEKNKGMVLNDHGYWVLSPVLDRYDHDLPE; encoded by the exons ATGGATTCCCAAAGATACGATGAGCTCCATGGAAGCAACAATTGGGCTGGCCTTCTTGACCCTTTTGACCTCGACCTACGTAATCTCATTCTCGGCTACGGTGACCTAGCATCGGCCGCAGAGCGGGCATTTAACAATGATGCCGCATCTTTGTACAACGGCTACAGCAACTATGGCAAGAGCTCGTTTTTCAAACAAGTCATGCTCCCTTGGGCTGATTCTAAGTACCAAGTCACTTCCTTCATCTATGCAACCGCTCATGTCAGCAGTATGTTTCCTATCTTAAAGCCTATCCTGTCTCATTTTCCTCTCTTGCCGCCTGACCTGTCTCGTGGAGGAACTGAATTCGAAACAAACTGGATGGGGTATGTTGCCGTTTCGAATGACGAGTATAGTAAGCTCATAGGTCGTCGTGAAATATGTGTGGTGTGGCGTGGGACGGCTAGGTATTACGAATGGATAGAGGATATACTAGGTGTGGACCCTGTACCAGTGAAGCCACTACTACCCCATAGTAGTTCGTCGTTTTTACCAGGGCAAACCCACCATGAAGGCGACAATAACCAGCGCG ATATACCACATGTCATGGGAGGATGGCTTTCACTTTATAACACAAGCGACCCGAACTCGGAGTTCATTCCGTCTAGTGCCCGTAAACAGCTCTTGCAAAGTATCAAAGAGTTACTGGAAAAGTACAAAAATGAAAAGGTAAGCATAACATGCGTGGGACACAGTCTTGGTGCATGTCTTGCTGCTCTATCTGCTTTTGACATTGCTATGAACGTTGTTACGCCCGATATCAATGTCTCAGCTTTCATCTTCGCCTCTCCACAAGTCGGGAATCAAGCTTTTAAACAAATGATGGAGAAACTGCCTAACCTTAAGGTGCTAAGCGTAAAGAACGAGTCAGACATTGTCCCGTTATGGCCAAGCAAGATAACAAAATGGGTCAATGACAACACATGGGTGACTCTACCAACTAAATGGCAGGAATATGTTGATTTTGGGGTCGAGTTGAGGATTGACACCAAGAAATCGCCATACTTGAAAGACGAAAAGGAGATTAAAGGCACGTTTCCTCCATTTGTTTATCATAACTTGCAGGGTATGTTGCATAGTTTGAGTGGATGGAATGGGAAGGATGGTGATTTTGATTGGGGTTTAGTGAAGAGGAGTTTAGGGTGGGTTAACATGTCAACTGATTATCTGAAAAAAGAGTACAAAATACCAGCGAATTGGTGGGGTGAGAAGAACAAAGGGATGGTGCTTAATGACCATGGTTATTGGGTTCTATCACCAGTACTAGATCGCTATGACCATGACTTACCAGAATAA